CAGTATCCACATTTCATAATGTTCACTACGATAGCATATCCATCAATCGGTTGTCACAAGTTTCATAATCTCCTTTTCCATAAAATCTTGCACTTGGGGAATGGCCTCTGGAAGAGGAATATCTTTTGCAATCAGTGCGGTCAATGCTGCTGAAAATCGACAACCCAAACCATGAAAACCTTTCCCCAAAATTCTTTGATGAGGAAATTCAAAGCAATCTTTTCCATCGTAAAGAATATCAACCGGTTCCCCTTCTAAATGACCTCCTTTGACTAAAACATATTTTGATCCAAAACGGAATATTGCTTGAGCTGCTTTTTTCATGTGAGCAATCTGGGTGACCGCAAACCCAGCCAAAACAGAGGCTTCATGAAGGTTAGGAGTGACCAGAAAAGCTTGGGCCATCATTTTTTTGAGAGGGGAATGGGCCTTAGGTTCAAGTAAAAGTCTTCCGGTAGAAGAAACCATCATGGGATCAATCACTAATTTTACATCAGAATATTCTGCCATTTTCTTTGAAACAAGGTCCACAACCATTTTTTTATAAAGAAGACCTGTCTTGACAACCCTCATCGGATAAGTCTCTAAAAGAAGGGAAAGCTGATTTGAAATAATTTTTTTAGGAAGAATATAAAGATGGTTAAATTTTGAAGGAACCTGCGAAGTCACAACGGTAATGACTGAAACTCCCTCGACTCCATGGGCCCTAAAAGTCTCAAGATCTCTCTGAATCCCTGCTCCACCACTAGGATCAAACCCTGCAATGGTCAGCACCTGCTTCATTTTACCTCAATCCTGTTACCCACTGAACTAGAGCATCCAGCACAGGAGCAATAACCTTATCAAAAAATCCTGTTCCCATTAAAAGAAGTAGAATAAAAAAACCTATTTTATCAAAGGTCATCCAATGAGGAAGAGTTCTACGAGGCAAAAGTCCTGCCAAAATTCGAGAACCATCTAAAGGGGGAACAGGCACCAGATTGACAAGACCCAGCCAAAGATTAATGACACAAAAAATAAGAAGACTATGAAAGAGAGCTCCTGGTAAAACAAGATGCTGATTAACATGAAAATGAACGAGAGTTCCTGCAACCCCTCCTAAAATAAAATTCATCAAAGGCCCTGCCAATCCTACCCATAAAATATCTCGCCTGGGATTTTTCATGGCAGAGGGATTGATGGGAACAGGCTTTGCATAGCCAAAAAATACTCTTCCCGTCAACAGCACCTGAAGCAATGGAAGAACGACCGTTCCAAAAGGATCAATATGCGGAAGTG
The genomic region above belongs to Chlamydiota bacterium and contains:
- the thiD gene encoding bifunctional hydroxymethylpyrimidine kinase/phosphomethylpyrimidine kinase, whose product is MKQVLTIAGFDPSGGAGIQRDLETFRAHGVEGVSVITVVTSQVPSKFNHLYILPKKIISNQLSLLLETYPMRVVKTGLLYKKMVVDLVSKKMAEYSDVKLVIDPMMVSSTGRLLLEPKAHSPLKKMMAQAFLVTPNLHEASVLAGFAVTQIAHMKKAAQAIFRFGSKYVLVKGGHLEGEPVDILYDGKDCFEFPHQRILGKGFHGLGCRFSAALTALIAKDIPLPEAIPQVQDFMEKEIMKLVTTD
- a CDS encoding site-2 protease family protein; the protein is MEIILQLFLLFLSIVLHECAHGWVALLRGDRTAKNEGRLTLNPLPHIDPFGTVVLPLLQVLLTGRVFFGYAKPVPINPSAMKNPRRDILWVGLAGPLMNFILGGVAGTLVHFHVNQHLVLPGALFHSLLIFCVINLWLGLVNLVPVPPLDGSRILAGLLPRRTLPHWMTFDKIGFFILLLLMGTGFFDKVIAPVLDALVQWVTGLR